A stretch of the Streptomyces sp. NBC_01428 genome encodes the following:
- the nth gene encoding endonuclease III has protein sequence MTATKTASKKAVSKKGAPVEDVSGKAAPARSATGKRAASPAAAAKKSVSKKAAPAKAAAKKTAPVKAAAKRTAPASSDGTKTAAKKSAPVKVAAKKTAVKKTAVKKAPPGQPSVAEPPRDESHTALVRRARRINRELAEVYPYAHPELDFQNPFQLIVATVLSAQTTDLRVNQTTPALFAKYPTPEDLAEANAEEVEEILRPTGFFRAKTKSVIGLSKALRDDFGGEVPGRLEDLVKLPGVGRKTAFVVLGNAFGRPGITVDTHFQRLVRRWKWTEQTEPDKIEAAVGALFPKGEWTMLSHHVIFHGRRICHARKPACGACPIAPLCPAYGEGETDPEKARKLLKYEKGGFPGQRLNPPQSYLDAGGIPAPPLGAG, from the coding sequence GTGACGGCCACTAAGACAGCCTCCAAGAAGGCGGTCTCCAAGAAGGGTGCTCCTGTGGAGGATGTCTCCGGGAAGGCCGCTCCCGCGCGGAGCGCCACCGGCAAGAGGGCCGCGTCTCCGGCGGCCGCCGCCAAGAAGTCCGTCTCCAAGAAGGCTGCGCCCGCCAAAGCCGCGGCCAAGAAGACGGCGCCCGTGAAGGCCGCGGCCAAGCGAACGGCGCCCGCGAGCAGCGACGGCACCAAGACCGCGGCCAAGAAGAGCGCGCCCGTGAAGGTGGCGGCCAAGAAGACCGCCGTCAAGAAGACCGCCGTCAAGAAGGCCCCGCCCGGGCAGCCCTCCGTCGCCGAGCCGCCGCGCGACGAGTCGCACACCGCTCTCGTCCGCCGGGCGCGCAGGATCAACCGCGAGCTCGCCGAGGTGTATCCGTACGCCCACCCGGAGCTGGACTTCCAGAACCCCTTCCAGCTGATCGTGGCCACGGTGCTGTCCGCGCAGACCACCGACCTCCGGGTGAACCAGACGACCCCGGCGCTGTTCGCCAAGTACCCGACCCCCGAGGACCTCGCCGAGGCCAACGCCGAGGAGGTCGAGGAGATCCTGCGCCCGACCGGGTTCTTCCGGGCCAAGACCAAGTCGGTCATAGGGCTCTCCAAGGCCCTCCGGGACGACTTCGGGGGCGAGGTGCCCGGACGCCTCGAAGACCTCGTCAAGCTGCCCGGAGTGGGCCGCAAGACCGCCTTCGTCGTGCTCGGCAACGCGTTCGGACGACCCGGCATCACGGTGGACACCCACTTCCAGCGGCTGGTGCGGCGCTGGAAGTGGACCGAGCAGACCGAGCCGGACAAGATCGAGGCGGCCGTCGGCGCGCTCTTCCCGAAGGGCGAGTGGACGATGCTGTCGCACCACGTGATCTTCCACGGCCGCCGCATCTGCCATGCTCGCAAGCCGGCCTGCGGCGCCTGCCCCATCGCCCCGCTCTGCCCGGCGTACGGGGAGGGCGAGACCGATCCGGAGAAGGCCAGGAAGCTCCTGAAGTACGAGAAGGGCGGCTTCCCCGGCCAGCGGCTCAACCCCCCGCAGTCCTATCTGGACGCGGGAGGCATCCCCGCACCCCCACTGGGCGCCGGATGA
- the nhaA gene encoding Na+/H+ antiporter NhaA: protein MTAPRTTARKFFGRMSLPERNFVADALRAETVGGVLLLISAVAALIWANTLQDSYASVSHFHFGPAALGLDLSVAHWAADGLLAVFFFVAGIELKRELVAGDLRDPKAALLPVVAAVCGMAVPAVVYALTNVVGGGSLDGWAVPTATDIAFALAVLAVIGTSLPSALRAFLLTLAVVDDLFAILIIAVFFTDSINLPALGGAVVGLGVFWLLLRKGVRGWYIYVPLALVIWGLMYNSGIHATIAGVAMGLMLRCHPLEGEDHSPGEHIEHLVRPVSAGLAVPLFALFSAGVQISGGAIGDVFTRPETLGVVLGLVVGKAVGIFGGTWLTARFTRASLSDELEWADVAAVATLAGIGFTVSLLIGELAFVGNTSLTDETKAAVLIGSLIAAVLATALLKIRNAKYRALCEAEERDEDLDGIPDIYEQDNPAYHLRMAEIYERKAAEHRRLAEVAGGAGEGNDRPA, encoded by the coding sequence GTGACCGCGCCCCGCACCACCGCCCGTAAGTTCTTCGGACGGATGTCCCTGCCCGAACGCAACTTCGTCGCGGACGCGTTGCGCGCCGAGACCGTCGGCGGTGTCCTCCTGCTGATCTCGGCGGTCGCCGCACTGATCTGGGCCAACACCCTGCAGGACAGCTACGCGAGCGTCTCGCACTTCCACTTCGGACCCGCCGCCCTCGGACTCGACCTGTCCGTGGCGCACTGGGCGGCCGACGGTCTGCTCGCCGTGTTCTTCTTCGTCGCCGGAATCGAGCTGAAGCGCGAACTCGTCGCCGGGGACCTGCGCGACCCCAAGGCCGCGCTGCTGCCCGTGGTCGCCGCCGTCTGCGGCATGGCCGTACCCGCGGTCGTCTACGCCCTGACCAACGTGGTCGGCGGCGGCTCCCTCGACGGCTGGGCCGTCCCCACCGCCACCGACATCGCCTTCGCGCTCGCCGTACTCGCCGTCATCGGGACGTCGTTGCCGTCCGCGCTGCGCGCCTTCCTGCTCACCCTCGCCGTCGTCGACGACCTCTTCGCGATCCTGATCATCGCCGTCTTCTTCACCGACTCCATCAACCTCCCGGCACTCGGCGGGGCCGTCGTCGGTCTCGGCGTCTTCTGGCTGCTGCTGCGCAAGGGCGTCCGCGGCTGGTACATCTACGTCCCGCTCGCCCTCGTCATCTGGGGGCTGATGTACAACAGCGGCATCCACGCCACCATCGCCGGCGTCGCGATGGGCCTGATGCTGCGCTGTCACCCGCTCGAAGGCGAGGACCACTCCCCCGGCGAGCACATCGAACACCTGGTGCGCCCGGTGTCGGCAGGCCTGGCAGTGCCCCTGTTCGCCCTGTTCAGCGCGGGCGTCCAGATCTCCGGCGGAGCCATCGGCGACGTCTTCACCCGGCCCGAGACCCTGGGCGTCGTGCTCGGACTCGTCGTCGGCAAGGCCGTCGGCATCTTCGGCGGTACGTGGCTGACGGCCCGGTTCACCCGGGCCTCGCTCAGCGACGAACTCGAATGGGCCGACGTCGCCGCCGTCGCCACCCTCGCCGGCATCGGCTTCACCGTCTCGCTGCTCATCGGCGAACTCGCCTTCGTCGGCAACACCTCCCTCACCGACGAGACGAAGGCGGCCGTACTGATCGGCTCGCTCATCGCGGCCGTGCTCGCCACGGCGCTCCTGAAGATAAGGAACGCCAAGTACCGTGCGCTGTGCGAGGCGGAGGAGCGCGACGAGGACCTCGACGGCATCCCCGACATCTACGAACAGGACAACCCGGCGTACCACCTGCGCATGGCCGAGATCTACGAGCGGAAGGCCGCGGAACACCGCAGGCTTGCCGAAGTGGCGGGTGGGGCAGGCGAGGGGAACGACCGTCCGGCATGA
- a CDS encoding MBL fold metallo-hydrolase, with product MTDAAALPGQPRGGVLSGSATARAVNVLAPNASAMTLDGTNTWIVSEPDSELAVVIDPGPLDDGHLRNVLDTAEKAGKRVALTLLTHGHPDHAEGAGRFAELTGTKVRALDPALRLGDEGLAAGDVIGLGGLELVVVATPGHTADSLCFHLPADQAVLTGDTVLGRGTTLVAHPDGRLGDYLDSLRRLRSLTVDDGVHTVLPGHGPVLEDAQGAVEFYLAHRAHRLAQVETAVEDGHRSAEAVVAHVYADVDRSLWPAAELSVRAQMEYLREHGLI from the coding sequence ATGACCGACGCAGCCGCCCTTCCCGGTCAGCCCCGAGGCGGCGTCCTCTCGGGCTCCGCCACCGCGCGCGCGGTGAACGTCCTCGCCCCCAACGCCTCCGCGATGACCCTGGACGGCACGAACACGTGGATCGTGTCCGAGCCGGACTCCGAACTCGCGGTGGTCATCGACCCGGGGCCCCTGGACGACGGCCACCTGCGGAACGTGCTGGACACGGCCGAGAAGGCCGGCAAGCGCGTCGCGCTGACCCTCCTGACGCACGGGCATCCCGACCACGCCGAGGGCGCGGGACGGTTCGCCGAACTCACCGGCACGAAGGTGCGGGCGCTCGACCCGGCGCTGCGGCTGGGCGACGAGGGGCTCGCGGCGGGCGACGTGATCGGCCTCGGCGGGCTCGAACTCGTCGTCGTCGCCACCCCGGGGCACACCGCCGACTCGCTGTGCTTCCATCTCCCGGCCGATCAGGCCGTGCTGACCGGGGACACCGTCCTGGGCCGCGGTACGACCCTGGTGGCCCATCCCGACGGCCGCCTGGGCGACTATCTCGACTCGCTGCGCCGGCTGCGGTCCCTCACGGTCGACGACGGCGTCCACACGGTGCTGCCCGGGCACGGGCCCGTGCTGGAGGACGCGCAGGGAGCGGTCGAGTTCTATCTCGCCCACCGAGCCCACCGGCTCGCCCAGGTGGAGACGGCGGTCGAGGACGGCCACCGTTCCGCGGAGGCGGTCGTCGCGCACGTCTACGCGGACGTCGACCGGTCCCTGTGGCCCGCCGCCGAACTCTCGGTCCGGGCGCAGATGGAGTACCTGCGCGAGCACGGGCTCATCTAG
- a CDS encoding MarP family serine protease — MNVLDILLLVAAVWFAIVGYRQGFVVGILSVIGFLGGGLVAVYLLPVIWGWATEDSKVSTSAAVVAVVVVIVCASVGQALTTHLGNKLRRYITWSPARALDATGGALVNVLAMLLVAWLIGSALAGTTLPTLGKEVRSSKVLLGVSRALPSQANTWFADFSSVLAQNGFPQVFSPFANEPITEVRPPDPALAASPVAARSQRSIVKVMGTAQSCGKVLEGTGFVFGDRRVMTNAHVVGGVDEPTVQIGGEGRKYEAKVVLYDWERDIAVLDVPDLKAPALRFSTEDASSGDSAIVAGFPQNGSYNVQPARVRGRITANGPDIYHRKTVRRDVYSLYATVRQGNSGGPLLTPEGKVYGVVFAKSLDDADTGYALTADEIQKDIAKGRTANQQVDSDSCAL; from the coding sequence GTGAATGTGCTGGACATCCTGTTGCTGGTCGCCGCCGTGTGGTTCGCGATCGTGGGCTATCGCCAGGGCTTCGTCGTCGGCATCCTGTCGGTGATCGGCTTCCTGGGCGGCGGCCTCGTCGCCGTCTATCTCCTCCCGGTGATCTGGGGCTGGGCGACCGAGGACAGCAAGGTGAGCACGAGCGCGGCCGTCGTCGCGGTGGTCGTCGTCATCGTCTGCGCCTCCGTCGGCCAGGCGCTCACCACCCACCTCGGCAACAAGCTCCGCCGGTACATCACCTGGTCCCCGGCCCGCGCCCTGGACGCGACGGGCGGCGCCCTCGTGAACGTCCTGGCGATGCTCCTGGTGGCCTGGCTGATCGGCTCGGCCCTCGCGGGCACGACGCTGCCGACGCTCGGCAAGGAGGTCCGCAGCTCCAAGGTGCTCCTCGGCGTGTCGCGGGCGCTGCCCTCGCAGGCCAACACCTGGTTCGCCGACTTCTCCTCGGTCCTCGCGCAGAACGGCTTCCCGCAGGTCTTCAGCCCCTTCGCCAACGAACCCATCACAGAGGTCCGGCCGCCGGATCCCGCGCTCGCCGCCAGCCCCGTCGCCGCCCGCTCGCAGCGCTCCATCGTCAAGGTGATGGGCACCGCCCAGAGCTGCGGCAAGGTCCTCGAAGGCACCGGATTCGTCTTCGGTGACCGCCGGGTGATGACCAACGCCCACGTGGTCGGCGGGGTCGACGAGCCGACGGTCCAGATAGGCGGCGAGGGCCGGAAGTACGAGGCCAAGGTCGTCCTGTACGACTGGGAGCGCGACATCGCCGTCCTCGACGTGCCGGACCTGAAGGCGCCCGCGCTGCGGTTCAGCACCGAGGACGCGAGCAGCGGGGACAGCGCGATCGTGGCGGGCTTCCCGCAGAACGGCTCGTACAACGTGCAGCCGGCGCGCGTGCGGGGCCGCATCACGGCCAACGGGCCGGACATCTACCACCGCAAGACGGTGCGCCGTGACGTGTACTCGCTGTACGCGACGGTCCGTCAGGGCAACTCCGGCGGACCGCTGCTGACACCCGAGGGCAAGGTGTACGGAGTGGTCTTCGCGAAGTCGCTCGACGACGCCGACACCGGCTACGCGCTCACCGCGGACGAGATCCAGAAGGACATCGCCAAGGGGCGGACGGCCAATCAGCAGGTGGACAGCGACAGCTGCGCGCTCTGA
- a CDS encoding Crp/Fnr family transcriptional regulator, translating into MDDVLRRAPLFAALDDEQAAELRASMSEVTLARGDALFHEGDPGDRLYVVTEGKVKLHRTSPDGRENMLAVLGPGELIGELSLFDPGPRTATASALTEVKLLGLGHGDLQPWLNARPEVAAALLRAVARRLRKTNDQMSDLVFSDVPGRVARALLDLSRRFGVQSEEGIHVVHDLTQEELAQLVGASRETVNKALADFAGRGWLRLEARAVILLDVERLAKRSR; encoded by the coding sequence GTGGACGACGTTCTGCGGCGCGCCCCGCTCTTCGCGGCGCTCGATGACGAGCAGGCCGCGGAGCTCCGCGCCTCCATGAGTGAGGTGACGCTCGCGCGCGGCGATGCTCTCTTCCATGAAGGGGACCCCGGAGACCGCCTGTACGTGGTCACCGAGGGCAAGGTGAAGCTGCACCGCACCTCCCCCGACGGACGCGAGAACATGCTGGCCGTTCTCGGCCCCGGTGAGCTGATCGGCGAGCTGTCGCTGTTCGACCCGGGCCCGCGTACGGCGACCGCCAGCGCCCTCACCGAGGTCAAGCTGCTCGGCCTCGGCCACGGCGACCTCCAGCCCTGGCTCAACGCACGCCCCGAGGTGGCCGCCGCCCTGCTGCGCGCTGTCGCCCGGCGTCTGCGCAAGACCAACGACCAGATGTCCGACCTGGTCTTCTCGGACGTGCCCGGCCGTGTCGCACGCGCCCTCCTCGACCTCTCGCGCCGCTTCGGCGTGCAGTCGGAAGAGGGCATCCACGTGGTGCACGACCTCACGCAGGAGGAGTTGGCCCAGCTGGTCGGCGCCTCCCGGGAGACCGTCAACAAGGCGCTCGCCGACTTCGCGGGCCGTGGCTGGCTCCGCCTGGAGGCCCGCGCGGTGATCCTGCTCGACGTGGAGCGGCTCGCCAAGCGCTCGCGCTGA
- a CDS encoding RidA family protein gives MSGAVEAKLAELGLTLPGVVPPLAAYQPAVQSGVYVYTAGQLPMVDGKLPVTGKVGAEVTAEEAKELARTCALNALAAVKSVAGDLDRIARVVKVVGFVASAADFTGQPGVLNGASELLGAVLGDKGVHARSAVGVAVLPLDAPVEVEIQVELTHA, from the coding sequence ATGAGCGGGGCGGTCGAGGCGAAGCTCGCCGAGCTCGGCCTGACGCTGCCCGGGGTGGTCCCGCCGCTGGCGGCCTACCAGCCCGCCGTGCAGTCCGGCGTGTACGTGTACACCGCCGGCCAGCTTCCGATGGTGGACGGGAAGCTTCCGGTCACCGGGAAGGTGGGCGCCGAGGTCACGGCCGAGGAGGCCAAGGAGCTGGCCCGGACGTGCGCGCTGAACGCCCTGGCGGCCGTGAAGTCGGTCGCGGGCGACCTGGACCGCATCGCGCGGGTCGTGAAGGTCGTGGGCTTCGTCGCCTCCGCGGCGGACTTCACCGGGCAGCCTGGCGTGCTGAACGGCGCGAGTGAGCTGCTGGGCGCGGTGCTCGGCGACAAGGGCGTCCACGCCCGGAGCGCGGTCGGGGTGGCCGTGCTGCCGCTGGACGCGCCGGTCGAGGTCGAGATCCAGGTGGAGCTCACGCACGCGTAG
- a CDS encoding phage holin family protein: MSAPDGSPVGAERSIGQLFASATTEMSALVHDEIALAKAQLKQDVKRGAASGGAFSAAIGVLIFSLPMLSFALAYGIRTWSDWNLAICFLLSFAANVLVAAVLALIGLFFAKKVKKSQGPQKVAASVKETAGVLPNAKPHPRPAPVEDAVKAVARSSS; the protein is encoded by the coding sequence ATGAGTGCACCCGACGGCAGCCCGGTCGGCGCCGAACGCAGCATCGGCCAGCTGTTCGCCTCGGCGACGACCGAGATGTCCGCGCTGGTGCACGACGAGATCGCGCTGGCGAAGGCGCAGCTCAAGCAGGACGTCAAACGCGGCGCGGCCAGTGGCGGCGCGTTCTCGGCGGCCATCGGGGTGCTGATCTTCTCCCTGCCGATGCTCAGCTTCGCCCTCGCCTACGGCATCCGGACCTGGAGCGACTGGAACCTCGCGATCTGCTTCCTGCTGTCGTTCGCGGCGAACGTACTGGTCGCGGCCGTTCTCGCACTGATCGGTCTGTTCTTCGCGAAGAAGGTCAAGAAGAGCCAGGGCCCGCAGAAGGTGGCCGCCTCCGTGAAGGAGACGGCGGGTGTCCTGCCGAACGCCAAGCCGCACCCCCGGCCCGCGCCGGTCGAGGACGCCGTCAAGGCTGTGGCACGCTCGTCCTCATGA
- a CDS encoding NUDIX hydrolase, with translation MGNGQWFPAEWPDRIRALTEGTLTPVTPRRAATVILVKDSQSGPVVHMLRRRASMAFAGGAYAYPGGGVDPRDDDQQVRWAGPTRAWWAERLGVDDTSAQAIVCAAVRETYEEAGVLLAGPSPDSVVGDTTGDDWEADRAALVARDLSFAEFLDRRGLVLRSDLLGAWARWITPEFESRRYDTWFFVAVLPEGQRTRNASTEADRTVWIRPADAAAGYDKGELLMMPPTIATLRGVVDRESAAAALAAAAARDMTPVLAEARLEDGEVVLSWPGHDEFTKHIPTGGASA, from the coding sequence ATGGGGAATGGGCAGTGGTTTCCGGCGGAGTGGCCGGATCGGATCCGGGCTCTCACCGAGGGCACGCTGACGCCGGTCACACCCCGGCGCGCGGCCACCGTGATCCTGGTCAAGGACAGCCAGAGCGGCCCTGTGGTGCACATGCTGCGCAGACGCGCCTCCATGGCCTTCGCCGGAGGCGCGTACGCGTATCCCGGTGGCGGTGTCGACCCCCGCGACGACGACCAGCAGGTCCGCTGGGCGGGCCCCACGCGCGCGTGGTGGGCCGAGCGCCTCGGCGTGGACGACACCTCGGCCCAGGCCATCGTCTGCGCGGCCGTACGGGAGACGTACGAGGAGGCGGGCGTCCTGCTCGCCGGCCCGAGCCCGGACTCCGTGGTCGGGGACACCACAGGTGACGACTGGGAGGCGGACCGGGCCGCCCTGGTCGCCCGGGACCTGTCCTTCGCCGAGTTCCTCGACCGCAGGGGTCTCGTGCTCCGCTCGGACCTGCTCGGCGCCTGGGCCCGATGGATCACCCCCGAGTTCGAGTCCCGTCGTTACGACACCTGGTTCTTCGTGGCCGTCCTCCCGGAGGGCCAGCGCACGCGCAACGCCTCCACGGAGGCCGACCGGACCGTGTGGATCCGCCCCGCCGACGCCGCCGCCGGCTACGACAAGGGCGAGCTGCTGATGATGCCGCCCACCATCGCGACGCTGCGGGGCGTCGTCGACCGGGAGAGCGCCGCAGCCGCCCTCGCCGCGGCGGCGGCCCGCGACATGACCCCCGTCCTGGCCGAGGCGCGCCTGGAGGACGGCGAGGTCGTCCTCTCGTGGCCCGGGCACGACGAGTTCACCAAACACATCCCGACGGGCGGAGCCTCCGCATGA
- a CDS encoding NUDIX hydrolase: MTRTGNTRDASNTQGGQVQVSKDGLPDWLDPVAHAAETVEPLQLSRFLPPTNGTGRQSAVLILFGEGARGPELLLMERAGTLRSHAGQPSFPGGALDPEDGDPAGEGPLRAALREAEEETGLDPSGVQLFGVLPKLYIPVSHFVVTPVLGWWRRPTPVGVVDPGETARVFTVPVADLTDPANRATTVHPSGHRGPAFLVESALVWGFTAGVIDKILHYAGWERPWDREKQVPLDWRA; the protein is encoded by the coding sequence ATGACGCGCACGGGCAACACGCGGGACGCGAGCAACACGCAGGGCGGACAGGTGCAGGTCTCCAAGGACGGGCTGCCCGACTGGCTGGATCCGGTCGCGCACGCCGCGGAGACGGTCGAACCGCTCCAGCTGAGCCGCTTCCTGCCGCCGACGAACGGCACGGGGCGGCAGTCCGCCGTGCTCATCCTGTTCGGCGAGGGCGCGCGCGGCCCGGAGCTGCTCCTCATGGAGCGCGCCGGCACGCTCAGATCGCACGCCGGGCAGCCGTCGTTCCCCGGCGGCGCCCTCGACCCCGAGGACGGCGACCCGGCGGGCGAGGGCCCGCTGCGCGCCGCCCTGCGCGAGGCGGAGGAGGAGACCGGCCTCGACCCGAGCGGTGTCCAGCTCTTCGGCGTCCTGCCCAAGCTCTACATCCCGGTGAGCCACTTCGTGGTGACCCCGGTCCTCGGGTGGTGGCGCCGGCCGACGCCGGTCGGAGTCGTCGACCCGGGCGAGACGGCCCGCGTCTTCACGGTCCCCGTGGCGGATCTCACGGACCCGGCCAACCGTGCGACCACCGTGCACCCCAGCGGACACCGAGGCCCCGCATTTCTGGTCGAATCGGCCCTGGTCTGGGGCTTCACGGCCGGAGTGATCGACAAGATCCTGCACTACGCGGGCTGGGAGCGCCCGTGGGACCGCGAGAAGCAGGTCCCGCTCGACTGGCGCGCATGA
- a CDS encoding alpha/beta fold hydrolase — protein sequence MTDPATPSAQPASAVRIDLPGGRAVTHRDVAANGARFHIAEVGDGPLVLLLHGFPQFWWTWRHQLGELADAGFRAVAMDLRGVGGSDRTPRGYDPANLALDITGVIRSLGEPDAALVGHDLGGYLAWTAAVMRPKLVRRLAVSSMPHPRRWRSAMLSDVRQSAAGSYIWGFQRPWIPERQLVADEGALVGRLVREWSGPRQPDDDAVNIYRRAMCIPSTAHCSVEPYRWMVRSMARPDGIQFNRRMKRPVRVPTLHLHGSLDPVMRTRSAAGSGQYVEAPYRWRLFDGLGHFPHEEDPVAFSTELINWLKDPEPDR from the coding sequence ATGACGGACCCCGCCACACCTTCGGCCCAACCCGCTTCCGCCGTTCGGATCGACCTCCCCGGCGGACGCGCGGTGACCCATCGGGACGTGGCCGCCAACGGCGCGCGCTTCCACATCGCCGAGGTCGGCGACGGGCCGCTCGTCCTGCTGCTGCACGGCTTCCCGCAGTTCTGGTGGACGTGGCGGCACCAGCTGGGAGAGCTCGCCGACGCCGGGTTCCGGGCGGTGGCCATGGACCTGCGGGGCGTCGGCGGCAGTGACCGCACCCCGCGCGGTTACGACCCCGCCAACCTCGCCCTCGACATCACCGGGGTCATCCGGTCCCTGGGCGAGCCCGACGCCGCGCTGGTCGGGCACGACCTGGGCGGCTACCTGGCGTGGACCGCGGCCGTCATGCGGCCCAAGCTGGTCCGCCGGCTCGCCGTGTCGTCGATGCCGCATCCGCGCCGCTGGCGGTCCGCGATGCTCTCCGACGTCCGGCAGAGCGCGGCGGGCTCCTACATCTGGGGGTTCCAGCGTCCCTGGATCCCCGAGCGCCAACTGGTCGCCGACGAGGGCGCCCTGGTGGGCCGTCTGGTCCGGGAGTGGTCGGGCCCGCGGCAGCCGGACGACGACGCCGTGAACATCTACCGCCGGGCCATGTGCATCCCGTCGACCGCGCACTGCTCCGTCGAGCCGTATCGCTGGATGGTGCGCTCCATGGCCCGCCCGGACGGCATCCAGTTCAACCGGCGCATGAAGCGGCCGGTGCGGGTACCGACCCTGCATCTGCACGGCTCGCTCGATCCGGTGATGCGCACGCGCAGTGCGGCCGGCTCGGGCCAGTACGTCGAAGCGCCCTACCGCTGGCGGCTGTTCGACGGGCTCGGGCACTTCCCGCACGAGGAGGACCCGGTCGCGTTCTCCACCGAACTGATCAACTGGCTGAAGGATCCGGAACCCGATCGGTGA
- the acs gene encoding acetate--CoA ligase, producing MAWDTTDTLGKGDVVSNESLANLLKEERRFAPPADLAANANVTAEAYEQAKADRLGFWAEQARRLTWATEPTETLDWSNPPFAKWFADGKLNVAYNCVDRHVEAGNGDRVAIHFEGEPGDSRAITYAELKDEVSRAANALTELGIGKGDRVAVYLPMIPEAVVAMLACARIGAAHSVVFGGFSADAIAARIKDADAKLVITADGGYRRGKPSALKPAVDDAVSRADGVDKVLVVRRTGEDVAWTEGRDVWWHDIVARQSAEHTPEAFDAEHPLFILYTSGTTGKPKGILHTSGGYLTQASYTHHAVFDLKPETDVYWCTADIGWVTGHSYITYGPLSNGATQVIYEGTPDTPHQGRFWEIVQKYGVTILYTAPTAIRTFMKWGDDIPAKFDLSSLRVLGSVGEPINPEAWMWYRKHIGADTTPIVDTWWQTETGAMMISPLPGVTDTKPGSAQRALPGIAATVVDDEANEVPDGGGGYLVLTEPWPSMLRTIWGDDQRFLDTYWSRFEGKYFAGDGAKKDDDGDIWLLGRVDDVMLVSGHNISTTEVESALVSHPSVAEAAVVGAADETTGQAIVAFVILRGTATAEDEGLVADLRNHVGTTLGAIAKPKRVLPVAELPKTRSGKIMRRLLRDVAENRAVGDVTTLADSTVMDLIQAKLPAAPSED from the coding sequence GTGGCCTGGGACACAACGGACACCCTGGGAAAGGGAGATGTCGTGAGCAACGAAAGCCTGGCCAACCTGCTGAAGGAAGAGCGCAGGTTCGCGCCGCCCGCCGACCTGGCGGCGAACGCCAATGTCACCGCGGAGGCGTATGAGCAGGCCAAGGCTGACAGGCTCGGCTTCTGGGCCGAGCAGGCCCGCCGGCTGACCTGGGCCACCGAGCCGACCGAGACGCTGGACTGGTCGAACCCGCCGTTCGCGAAGTGGTTCGCCGACGGCAAGCTGAACGTCGCGTACAACTGCGTGGACCGGCACGTCGAGGCCGGCAACGGCGACCGTGTCGCCATCCACTTCGAGGGCGAGCCCGGCGACAGCCGCGCGATCACCTACGCCGAGCTGAAGGACGAGGTCAGCCGCGCCGCGAACGCGCTGACCGAACTCGGCATCGGCAAGGGCGACCGGGTCGCCGTCTACCTGCCGATGATCCCCGAGGCCGTCGTCGCGATGCTGGCCTGCGCCCGCATCGGCGCCGCGCACTCGGTGGTCTTCGGCGGCTTCTCCGCCGACGCGATCGCCGCCCGCATCAAGGACGCCGACGCGAAGCTGGTCATCACCGCGGACGGCGGCTACCGCCGCGGCAAGCCCTCCGCGCTCAAGCCCGCCGTCGACGACGCCGTCAGCCGGGCCGACGGCGTCGACAAGGTGCTGGTGGTGCGCCGTACGGGCGAGGACGTCGCCTGGACCGAGGGCCGCGACGTGTGGTGGCACGACATCGTCGCCAGGCAGTCGGCCGAGCACACGCCGGAAGCCTTCGACGCCGAGCATCCCCTGTTCATCCTCTACACCTCGGGGACGACGGGTAAGCCCAAGGGCATCCTGCACACCTCCGGCGGCTACCTCACCCAGGCCAGCTACACGCACCACGCGGTCTTCGACCTCAAGCCCGAGACGGACGTGTACTGGTGCACGGCCGACATCGGCTGGGTCACCGGACACTCGTACATCACCTACGGGCCGCTCTCCAACGGCGCGACGCAGGTCATCTACGAGGGCACCCCGGACACCCCGCACCAGGGCCGGTTCTGGGAGATCGTCCAGAAGTACGGCGTGACGATCCTCTACACCGCGCCCACCGCGATCCGCACGTTCATGAAGTGGGGCGACGACATCCCCGCGAAGTTCGACCTGTCCTCGCTGCGGGTCCTCGGCTCGGTCGGTGAACCGATCAACCCCGAGGCCTGGATGTGGTACCGCAAGCACATCGGCGCCGACACCACGCCCATCGTCGACACCTGGTGGCAGACCGAGACCGGCGCCATGATGATCTCCCCGCTGCCCGGCGTCACCGACACCAAGCCCGGCTCCGCACAGCGCGCGCTGCCCGGCATCGCCGCGACCGTCGTGGACGACGAGGCCAACGAGGTACCCGACGGCGGTGGCGGCTACCTGGTCCTGACCGAGCCGTGGCCCTCTATGCTGCGCACCATCTGGGGCGACGACCAGCGCTTCCTCGACACCTACTGGTCGCGCTTCGAGGGCAAGTACTTCGCCGGTGACGGCGCCAAGAAGGACGACGACGGCGACATCTGGCTGCTGGGCCGCGTCGACGACGTGATGCTCGTGTCCGGACACAACATCTCGACCACCGAGGTCGAATCCGCCCTCGTCTCCCACCCCTCGGTCGCCGAGGCCGCCGTCGTGGGCGCCGCGGACGAGACCACCGGACAGGCCATCGTCGCCTTCGTCATCCTGCGCGGCACCGCGACCGCCGAGGACGAAGGACTCGTCGCCGACCTGCGCAACCACGTCGGCACCACCCTCGGCGCCATCGCCAAGCCCAAGCGGGTCCTCCCGGTCGCCGAACTGCCCAAGACGCGCTCCGGCAAGATCATGCGCCGCCTGCTCCGCGACGTCGCCGAGAACCGGGCCGTGGGCGATGTCACCACCCTCGCCGACTCCACGGTGATGGACCTCATCCAGGCCAAGCTGCCCGCCGCGCCCAGCGAGGACTGA